One Deltaproteobacteria bacterium DNA segment encodes these proteins:
- the dnaK gene encoding molecular chaperone DnaK → MAKMIGIDLGTTNSVVAVMEGGEPKVIHNEEGSRITPSVVAYQNDGQILVGQPAKRQAITNPEKTVYSIKRFMGRKFNEVPEEIRIVPYKIVRASNNDAEVEINGKELSPPEISAKILTKLKKAAEDYLGEPVKEAVITVPAYFNDSQRQATKDAGKIAGLEVKRIINEPTAAALAYGMDKKKEHKIAVFDFGGGTFDISVLDVGENIVEVISTNGDTHLGGDNIDQKIMEHLIAEFKKDTGLDVSKDKMVLQRLREAAEKAKIELSATLETEINLPFLTADQTGPKHLTIKLSRAKFEALVGDILDKTLEPCKKALADANMKPAEVSEVVLVGGSTRIPKIQEMVKNFFGKDPHKGVNPDEVVAVGAAIQAGVLQGEVKDMLLLDVTPLSLGIETLGGVMTKLIERNTTIPTRKSQVFSTAADSQTSVEINVLQGEREMASGNRTLGKFILDGIPPAPRGIPQVEVTFDIDANGIVHVAAKDKATNKEQRIRIESSSGLSKDEINNLVKDAQAHEAEDKKRRSEIETRNQADALVYTTEKTLKENKDKLPAEEVAKVEEALAACKKVLEKKDADTEKIKSATETLTQASHKIAEIMYKQATAAQGPPPGATGGTPEGDGAEAAKKKDEKVVDAEFEENPKP, encoded by the coding sequence ATGGCAAAGATGATTGGAATTGATTTGGGCACCACCAATTCTGTGGTCGCGGTCATGGAGGGTGGCGAACCGAAGGTTATTCATAATGAAGAGGGTTCCAGAATCACCCCTTCCGTGGTTGCGTATCAAAATGATGGTCAAATTTTGGTTGGGCAACCGGCCAAACGTCAGGCCATCACCAACCCTGAAAAAACGGTTTATTCGATCAAACGTTTTATGGGACGCAAATTCAACGAAGTCCCCGAAGAAATCCGAATCGTTCCCTATAAAATCGTTAGAGCTTCCAACAATGATGCCGAAGTGGAAATCAACGGAAAAGAACTTTCCCCTCCCGAAATTTCAGCGAAGATTTTGACAAAACTGAAAAAAGCCGCCGAAGATTATCTGGGCGAACCGGTCAAAGAAGCCGTCATTACGGTCCCGGCCTATTTCAATGACAGTCAACGTCAAGCAACCAAAGATGCCGGGAAAATTGCGGGTCTTGAAGTGAAACGCATCATTAACGAACCCACCGCGGCCGCATTGGCCTACGGGATGGATAAAAAGAAAGAACACAAAATCGCTGTTTTCGATTTCGGCGGCGGTACTTTTGATATTTCCGTTCTGGATGTCGGTGAAAATATTGTCGAAGTGATTTCTACCAACGGGGATACGCACCTTGGCGGAGACAACATCGATCAAAAGATCATGGAACATCTCATCGCCGAATTCAAAAAAGATACAGGGCTGGATGTCAGCAAAGACAAGATGGTATTGCAACGCCTCCGTGAAGCGGCGGAAAAAGCAAAGATTGAACTCTCCGCCACACTGGAAACGGAAATCAATCTCCCCTTCCTGACCGCAGATCAAACAGGTCCGAAACATTTGACGATAAAACTGAGCAGGGCAAAATTTGAAGCGCTGGTGGGAGATATTCTCGACAAAACGCTGGAGCCCTGCAAAAAAGCTTTGGCCGATGCCAACATGAAACCCGCGGAGGTTTCCGAAGTGGTGCTGGTTGGCGGTTCGACCCGTATTCCAAAAATTCAGGAGATGGTGAAAAACTTTTTTGGCAAAGATCCGCACAAGGGTGTCAATCCTGATGAAGTCGTGGCGGTTGGTGCCGCTATTCAGGCCGGTGTCTTGCAGGGCGAAGTTAAAGATATGCTCTTGCTTGACGTCACTCCCCTCTCTTTGGGAATCGAAACTTTGGGCGGCGTGATGACCAAACTCATTGAGCGAAACACAACCATCCCAACCCGCAAGAGTCAGGTGTTTTCAACAGCGGCCGACAGCCAGACAAGTGTTGAGATTAATGTTCTGCAGGGAGAACGTGAAATGGCCTCCGGCAACAGAACTCTGGGCAAATTTATTTTGGACGGAATTCCTCCCGCACCGCGCGGCATTCCGCAAGTGGAAGTGACTTTTGATATCGATGCCAACGGCATTGTACACGTTGCCGCGAAAGACAAAGCCACCAACAAGGAACAGCGCATCCGCATTGAATCTTCCAGCGGTCTTTCCAAAGACGAAATCAACAATCTGGTAAAAGACGCGCAGGCCCACGAAGCGGAAGATAAAAAACGCAGAAGCGAAATTGAAACGCGCAATCAAGCCGACGCACTCGTCTACACAACAGAAAAAACATTGAAGGAAAATAAAGACAAACTCCCGGCCGAGGAAGTAGCCAAAGTCGAAGAGGCCCTTGCCGCCTGCAAGAAAGTTCTCGAGAAGAAAGACGCGGATACGGAAAAAATCAAATCCGCCACGGAAACTTTGACCCAAGCCTCCCACAAAATTGCCGAGATCATGTACAAACAAGCTACCGCCGCACAAGGCCCCCCACCGGGAGCCACAGGAGGCACCCCAGAGGGCGATGGTGCAGAAGCCGCCAAGAAAAAAGACGAGAAGGTGGTGGATGCAGAGTTTGAAGAAAATCCGAAGCCCTAG